A DNA window from bacterium contains the following coding sequences:
- a CDS encoding 6-phosphofructokinase has protein sequence MRFGVLTGGGDSPAINAATRAITLSALEEGHDVVGIRDGWRGAVENKTFKLTSTAVSGIINLSGTILGTSRTNPFKMDKGPDKVLATFKKHGIDYLIAIGGDDTLGVAHKLAKHGVKAIGIPQTIDNDLGETDYAIGFDTSLNFVMDALDRLRSTAASHSRIIVAEVMGRDAGWLALLGGLAGGADIILIPERPFNMDRVCASLREAHKKGKRFAIVAVAEGALPEGGHDQVSKTAEIDAFGHIILGGIGEWVAGEIKKRTEYEVRSIVLGHMQRGGTPTAFDRNLATRYGAAAVIGCLEGNTDTMVALKGHKIVYVPLEKALRKNRVVDIKTLRETEFFLRVSMRDHLAF, from the coding sequence ATGAGATTCGGTGTGCTAACGGGAGGCGGCGATTCCCCGGCAATAAACGCCGCAACCAGGGCGATCACTTTGTCCGCTTTAGAGGAAGGGCACGATGTCGTCGGCATCCGGGACGGCTGGCGGGGCGCGGTCGAGAACAAAACCTTCAAGCTTACTTCAACCGCCGTTTCAGGAATAATAAACTTGAGCGGGACGATTCTGGGCACTTCGCGCACGAATCCATTCAAGATGGACAAAGGGCCGGACAAAGTTTTGGCAACATTCAAAAAGCACGGAATCGATTACTTGATCGCAATCGGCGGAGACGACACGCTGGGCGTCGCCCACAAGCTTGCAAAACACGGGGTAAAGGCCATCGGTATCCCGCAAACAATTGACAACGATTTAGGCGAAACCGATTACGCGATCGGATTCGACACCTCGCTTAATTTCGTGATGGATGCGCTGGACAGGCTGCGCAGCACGGCCGCCAGCCACAGCAGGATTATTGTCGCGGAGGTTATGGGACGCGACGCGGGATGGCTTGCTCTGCTCGGCGGCCTTGCCGGCGGCGCGGACATCATTCTGATCCCGGAGCGTCCCTTCAACATGGATCGCGTTTGCGCGTCGCTTAGGGAGGCGCACAAGAAAGGCAAGAGGTTTGCTATTGTTGCTGTTGCGGAAGGCGCGTTACCCGAAGGCGGCCATGATCAGGTATCCAAGACCGCGGAAATCGATGCATTCGGTCACATAATTTTGGGTGGCATCGGCGAATGGGTTGCCGGCGAAATTAAGAAGCGCACGGAATACGAAGTGCGAAGCATCGTTCTCGGCCATATGCAGCGCGGCGGCACCCCAACCGCATTCGACCGAAATTTGGCTACCCGTTACGGTGCAGCCGCGGTAATCGGCTGTCTTGAAGGCAATACAGACACGATGGTTGCCCTGAAAGGACACAAGATTGTCTATGTACCCCTCGAAAAGGCGCTCAGGAAAAACCGAGTTGTGGACATAAAAACTCTGCGCGAGACCGAGTTTTTCCTGCGCGTATCAATGCGCGACCATCTGGCCTTTTAG